One uncultured Carboxylicivirga sp. genomic window, CCACCACCGATAGTGAACAAACCATTTATGTGGGAAATGCCGGAGATATTGGAGCCAGTGATTTTCCGGATATTTTCGATTACATCGCACTGGGGCATTTACATCGTCATCAGAACATCACCGAAAAGATTGTGTATTCGGGAACGCCATATATCCTTAGTTTTTCTGAAGTAAGTCATCAAAAGAAAGTGGTTACGATAGAGGTTGATAAGAATAAGATTTCGGCCATTACAGCACACGATGTACCTGCATTCAGACAAATAAAGAAGGTTAAAGGTGATTTGCAGCAATGTATTTTTCAATTGAAACAATTGGCCGATCACAAAGATGAACTGGAGCCATGGGTAGAAGTTGTTTTGGATGCTGATGAAAACAATTCAGTATCATTCACTGACATTTATACAGCCATAGAAGGGTTGAAGCTGAAAGTTCTGAAGGTATCATTAAATAAAGAGCAAGAACGATGGGACCGATTACTGGAGAATTCTCATACCAAAGATATTAAGGATTTTTCTCCATTGGAGGTATTTAAATTGAAGTGTGAGGAACAGAATTTTGATATTGAAGCCCATCCTGAAGTACAGGACGCCTTTTTTGAAATACTACAGATAGCAAAAAAACAGTAATGCGAATACTTAAGATAGAACTGCAAAATATAAACTCGCTTCGAAGCGATTCACCCATCATCATCGATTTTGAAAGTCCGCAGTTTCGTGATGTGGGGCTTTTTGCTATTACAGGTCCTACAGGTGCCGGTAAAACTACCTTGCTCGATGCTATTACTATTGCCTTGTATCACAGTGTGCCACGCTTTAATCAATCGCATAGTAAAGGTAGTTTGGTGGATGTGATAAGCTACGGTGCAGCTGAAGCTATGTGTCGTGTTACCTTATTGGCAAAGGAAACCCGTTACGAGAGCTTTTGGGGTATGCGGGTGAGACAAACGAATGGAAAAATACTGGCATCTCCACAGGAAACCATTCGCTTAAAGAATCTGGATAATGGAGAGATTATTTATGATAAGAAACGGAACTTTGAGAAAGAAATAGAAAAGATTACCCAGT contains:
- a CDS encoding exonuclease SbcCD subunit D C-terminal domain-containing protein: MKILHTSDWHLGHRLHEQSQSEEQQRFLQWLITFITQQSVEVLLVSGDVFDTGTPSSQSLAVYYNFLVDLKSTGCKHVFITGGNHDAPGTLNAPKEILKALNIHVIGKATENSVDEVFCVEVNGEKIVLAAVPYLRDQDIRRAIAGESFSEIGDRYKSALIKHYQEVAEECIKLNEGNNPVIGMGHLFAIGGTTTDSEQTIYVGNAGDIGASDFPDIFDYIALGHLHRHQNITEKIVYSGTPYILSFSEVSHQKKVVTIEVDKNKISAITAHDVPAFRQIKKVKGDLQQCIFQLKQLADHKDELEPWVEVVLDADENNSVSFTDIYTAIEGLKLKVLKVSLNKEQERWDRLLENSHTKDIKDFSPLEVFKLKCEEQNFDIEAHPEVQDAFFEILQIAKKQ